From one Magnolia sinica isolate HGM2019 chromosome 18, MsV1, whole genome shotgun sequence genomic stretch:
- the LOC131232347 gene encoding SNF2 domain-containing protein CLASSY 2-like, protein MTAILVLIERWKIERPKKEKRKSTPVSLPLTFFRRRRRRRRNLTHPYSAFEAFLHGSWWKIKHVKIKGGSIIVQYEHHGLVVEEKVTISHLRICSRKASVSDCRCFLRFGMDVCVFSAYPNAVSSDEENLQTAWHDAKIISIERKPHASQCTCQFSVIFYRYQDQVGMRKRKLVGGVEKVSIDDIAILQKLGQKSDQSRRYQCSFSEDCSFVDKSKLPGGMYISEISWLLVLSSLNGMDFDIRSIGSKMEYLIVNGDHGPSDGGAEQSVKDDDHASEDNKCKNQDVFPLGSNANVKVITFQRNNGISQPMIETFAPVVPASIVEAAPIHDLLETDEMYDLVELRRSKRRRIMPDRYNGYSSLPHTKCFSAREVTPKGEDVSPQADKDISEQGTHPKEKPIGENVAQISKGSSDKKFRDTQDKTQLRQGNSGPANLQQNHLSENHEKGTRTRREKMGDENIPREVQDSFHPHNGNKKNHIIHGDILDTSHPTCSENTLGFFVRNNAFSTPKMTEKCPDKLHDTNQGGRQVEVQANHVNKTGKNCHKQHRSRGASKTKTKKTPETKDTELHSRHRNVPNATESRTKLKSSNTEIQRENRPSLNRSKKKRPHRKHQGLTEFSSPHKKRRCSERKRHLEPGIEKRYCSERKRHCEPGIDRQRFCSMNEWKQIMERRMQNIKCETKKQHPCVVSQWEANRVVNVSDTWWEFNWMAEVDDPIETLENEDLWEDMENSMVAFNSLNAHQDSSIESSDVFRKSSCKGDRQPCQHEYKLDEEVGIVCLLCNVVKTEIRYVSPPFLQKEVMIRTEDKCDGVKTEWDGNYNTYATNADPFLNATSLNDVKLEHYKSVWALIPDFKMKLLDHQKKAFEFLWKNIAGSLNPRDMECMSKKCSGCVISHSPGTGKTLLVISFLISYLKLFPRKRPLILAPKTTLYAWYKEFEKWDVSIPIYQIHAVKHYRNEKRKCKIKESVGDLKLSEAMMHLTDCLEKLWKWHEHPSILLMSYSSFFYMTREDSKVEHRRYMAGVLRQSPGILILDEGHNPRSTKSKLRRVLMEVKTDLRILLSGTLFQNNFEEYFNTLCLARPAFISEMAREFNLRITVNGSGGRRKGKKITSSQTEMLARRTFVEQIARSINSSIDEERKWGLSVLKKITNVFIDVYNGGTLDRLPGLQCYTLLMKSTDVQERILSKLDKLTTRRCCLELELLITAGSIHPWLIKAFTCARKYFSMDELEELERYRHDVKKGPKMLFVVDLMHQCIVKREKVLIFCRNIPPIYLFVEIFKSVFGWQKDKEVLVLQGDQDLITRSKVMDKFKEAGGTSRVLLASTTACAEGISLTAASRVVLLDPEWNPSKTKQAIARAFRPGQERVVYVYRLMASGTLEEEKYNRNELKERQSRMIFTDGCVEDSYRKTENIDDHFLRELVEADRNKTFKMIMKHEKVCSNVGKGNEELR, encoded by the exons ATGACAGCAATCCTCGTTCTCATAGAAAGATGGAAGATAGAAaggccaaaaaaggaaaaaagaaaaagtactCCTGTATCACTGCCGCTCACGTTTTTCCGGCGTCGGCGTCGACGTCGCCGGAATCTGACACACCCCTATTCAG CATTTGAGGCATTTCTTCATGGCTCTTGGTGGAAGATTAAGCATGTGAAAATCAAAGGAGGGAGTATTATTGTGCAATACGAACACCATGGACTTGTGGTAGAGGAGAAAGTCACTATCAGCCACCTTCGAATATGTTCAAGAAAAGCAAGTGTGTCTGATTGCAGATGCTTCTTGAGGTTCGGTATGGATGTGTGTGTATTTTCAGCCTATCCAAATGCAGTAAGTTCAGATGAAGAAAATTTACAAACA GCATGGCATGACGCTAAAATAATTTCGATTGAGAGGAAGCCTCATGCATCTCAATGCACGTGCCAGTTTTCTGTAATCTTCTACAGATATCAAGACCAGGTTGGCATGAGAAAGCGGAAGCTTGTAGGTGGTGTTGAAAAAGTTTCAATTGATGATATTGCCATCCTTCAAAAGCTCGGCCAGAAATCTGATCAAAGCAGACGCTACCAGTGCAGCTTCTCTGAAGACTGCTCTTTTGTAGATAAAAGCAAACTGCCTGGGGGCATGTATATCTCTGAAATTTCATGGTTGCTTGTGCTATCTTCTTTGAATGGGATGGATTTTGATATAAGATCGATCGGAAGTAAGATGGAGTATCTTATTGTGAATGGTGATCATGGGCCCTCTGATGGAGGGGCCGAACAGTCAGTTAAGGATGATGATCATGCAAGTGAAGACAACAAGTGTAAAAATCAAGACGTGTTTCCTCTTGGCTCCAATGCCAATGTAAAGGTCATAACTTTCCAGAGAAACAATGGAATTTCGCAACCTATGATTGAAACTTTTGCTCCTGTGGTTCCAGCAAGTATCGTTGAGGCAGCTCCCATTCACGATCTGTTGGAAACTGACGAGATGTATGATCTTGTAGAGCTGCGACGTTCTAAACGCCGAAGGATAATGCCTGATCGTTACAACGGCTACAGCAGTCTTCCACACACAAAATGTTTCTCAGCTAGAGAGGTTACACCGAAGGGAGAGGATGTGTCACCTCAGGCTGATAAGGACATTTCAGAACAAGGAACCCATCCGAAAGAGAAACCTATTGGGGAAAACGTAGCTCAAATTAGTAAGGGCAGTTCTGATAAGAAGTTTCGAGATACCCAAGACAAGACCCAACTAAGGCAGGGAAATTCAGGTCCAGCTAACCTGCAGCAAAACCATCTTTCTGAGAATCATGAAAAGGGAACAAGGACCCGTAGAGAAAAAATGGGAGATGAAAACATCCCTAGGGAAGTCCAAGACTCTTTTCATCCTCATAATGGAAACAAGAAGAACCACATAATTCATGGGGACATTCTAGATACTAGCCATCCTACATGTAGTGAGAACACGTTGGGATTCTTCGTACGCAACAATGCTTTTTCAACCCCAAAGATGACTGAGAAATGCCCAGACAAGCTGCATGATACCAATCAGGGTGGTCGGCAGGTTGAGGTTCAAGCGAACCATGTTAACAAAACCGGCAAGAATTGTCATAAGCAACACCGAAGCAGAGGCGcttcaaaaacaaaaaccaaGAAAACACCAGaaacaaaagatacagagttacATTCCAGACATCGTAATGTCCCAAATGCAACAGAAAGTAGAACAAAGCTGAAAAGTTCGAATACAGAAATTCAAAGAGAAAATCGGCCTTCTTTAAATAGGTCGAAGAAGAAACGTCCACATAGAAAACATCAAGGACTAACAGAATTTTCTTCTCCACATAAAAAGAGGCGTTGTTCGGAGAGGAAAAGGCATCTTGAGCCAGGTATTGAAAAGAGGTATTGTTCGGAGAGGAAAAGGCATTGTGAGCCAGGTATTGACAGGCAAAGATTCTGCAGCATGAATGAGTGGAAACAAATAATGGAGAGGCGCATGCAGAACATCAAATGCGAGACAAAGAAACAACACCCATGTGTTGTTTCTCAATGGGAAGCAAATCGAGTGGTGAATGTGTCGGATACATGGTGGGAGTTCAACTGGATGGCAGAAGTTGATGATCCCATAGAAACTTTAGAGAATGAAGATTTGTGGGAAGACATGGAAAATTCAATGGTGGCATTCAATTCCCTCAATGCTCATCAG gactcgagtatagAATCCTCTGATGTGTTCAGGAAGAGTTCATGTAAAGGTGACAGGCAGCCATGCCAACATGAATACAAATTGGATGAAGAAGTCGGAATTGTATGTCTGCTATGCAATGTTGTAAAAACTGAAATAAGATACGTCTCGCCACCTTTT TTGCAAAAAGAAGTTATGATCAGAACTGAGGATAAATGTGATGGAGTGAAGACGGAGTGGGATGGAAATTACAATACTTATGCCACTAATGCAGATCCTTTCCTCAATGCCACTTCCTTGAATGATGTCAAGTTAGAACATTACAAGAGTGTTTGGGCTCTAATACCAGACTTCAAGATGAAATTGCTTGACCACCAAAAGAAAGCATTTGAATTCCTCTGGAAAAACATTGCTGGATCTTTGAACCCAAGAGACATGGAATGCATGTCCAAGAAATGTAGTGGTTGTGTGATCTCACATTCTCCTGGAACAGGAAAAACACTGCTAGTAATCTCATTCCTCATAAGCTACTTGAAATTGTTTCCAAGAAAGCGGCCTCTCATACTTGCTCCAAAGACCACACTTTATGCATGGTACAAAGAGTTCGAGAAGTGGGATGTATCCATTCCGATTTACCAAATCCATGCAGTGAAGCACTACAGAAATGAGAAGCGGAAATGCAAAATCAAAGAATCTGTGGGGGACCTGAAGCTAAGCGAAGCAATGATGCATCTTACAGATTGCTTAGAGAAGCTATGGAAATGGCATGAACACCCAAGCATTCTCCTCATGAGCTATTCGTCTTTCTTCTACATGACGCGTGAAGACTCCAAAGTTGAGCATCGGAGATACATGGCGGGAGTCCTAAGGCAAAGCCCCGGGATTCTGATACTTGATGAGGGGCACAACCCAAGAAGCACGAAATCCAAGTTGAGGAGAGTGTTGATGGAAGTAAAGACAGATTTGAGGATTTTGCTTTCTGGAACGCTATTCCAAAACAATTTTGAAGAGTACTTCAACACCCTTTGCTTGGCGAGACCGGCCTTTATCTCCGAGATGGCAAGGGAGTTCAATCTAAGAATAACTGTCAATGGTAGCGGTGGAAGACGAAAAGGAAAGAAGATCACTAGCAGTCAAACAGAGATGCTAGCAAGAAGAACTTTTGTAGAGCAAATTGCAAGAAGTATCAACTCAAGCATAGATGAAGAGAGAAAATGGGGCCTTAGTGTTTTAAAGAAAATCACAAATGTGTTTATAGACGTCTACAATGGCGGGACCTTGGATAGACTTCCGGGCCTGCAATGCTATACTCTCCTGATGAAGTCGACGGATGTGCAAGAACGGATTCTATCGAAGTTAGATAAATTAACAACCCGTCGGTGTTGTCTTGAGTTAGAGCTGTTGATCACTGCTGGATCAATTCATCCATGGTTGATAAAAGCATTCACGTGCGCACGTAAATACTTCAGCATGGATGAGTTGGAGGAGCTCGAGAGATACAGACACGATGTCAAGAAAGGTCCGAAGATGTTGTTTGTTGTCGACCTCATGCATCAATGCATTGTCAAGCGGGAGAAGGTCTTGATATTCTGTCGTAACATCCCTCCCATCTATCTCTTTGTTGAGATATTCAAATCAGTGTTTGGGTGGCAGAAGGACAAGGAAGTGTTGGTGCTTCAAGGCGATCAGGACCTGATCACGCGGTCAAAAGTAATGGACAAGTTCAAAGAAGCTGGTGGTACATCACGAGTCCTGCTTGCATCGACAACCGCATGCGCCGAAGGCATTAGCCTCACAGCAGCTTCCCGGGTGGTTTTGCTGGACCCAGAGTGGAATCCGTCCAAGACAAAGCAAGCCATTGCTCGTGCATTCCGGCCTGGACAAGAGAGGGTGGTTTATGTGTACCGGCTGATGGCGTCAGGGACATTGGAAGAAGAGAAGTACAATAGGAATGAGCTGAAGGAGCGCCAATCGAGGATGATTTTCACAGATGGGTGTGTTGAGGATTCTTACAGGAAGACGGAAAACATCGACGACCATTTTCTGAGGGAGCTGGTAGAGGCTGATAGGAATAAGACATTTAAGATGATCATGAAGCATGAGAAGGTTTGCAGCAATGTGGGGAAAGGAAATGAAGAGCTGCGCTGA